The Prodigiosinella aquatilis region CTGGTGGTAACGTCGGGGGTAGGGGTTGTAAATGACTCAGTGTCAGTCCGATTGAGCTGATAATATCGGTTTCCGGGCTGATGTAATGCAAATCAAACCGACCCGCAAGTCGCAGAGTTTCTGCCGGACCGGTGACATCCAGGGTTAACACGCCGGGCAACAGCAGAAAATAGACTTGTCGTGTCATGATGTTATTACTCCGCGTGGTTAAGCTTTTCCAGACACTCATCCACAGTACAGATAGCGGCAAAACGGTCAATCAGCACAGTTTCTGTCCGGTGTTTCAGTTGGCTGGTGCTCAGGGTTTGCCCACGGTGAGTCATCGGGAATGTCATGGTAGCGTCAGTGACAAACGTTACCTGATAGCCCAGATCGGACGCAACCCGCGCGGTGGTTTCACAGCATTGTTCAGTGCGTAAGCCTGAAATAATCAGATGATCTATGCCTTGTTGCTGTAGCCATTCATTCAATCCTGATTCAGTCAGAGCATTGTGTACGTGTTTATGTACCTGAATATCGGGTTGATGGGTCAAAAATGGCAACCGGGTAACATAGCCGGATTCCAGAGAAAACGGTCCTGTATCGGAAACATGAAAAACGTCAACCAGAGAGACACCCAGCCGTTTACAGCCATCGATCAGTCGCAGTATTTCGCTCTGAAAGGCCGGTACATCTTGTTCTTGCCAGAAGGGGCGGTGAAGAAAAGATTCTTGTACATCAATAATTAATAGCGCACTGCGTGACATGGTCTGTCTCCTTATCGTGTTGGTGACAGCCATAATGCGGTAATCATCGAGAGGAAAGAAGGCCAAATCAGGACATAACCAGGCTGAATCAGGACGACTTGATCCCTGCTTTAACGACGTTGCCTGAAATGTTCTTCTTTTTCATTTACAGTGGCTAATGTGTTGCATTCACAACGACTAATTATGTAGCGGCGCGAGCCGCTACAATACAGGTTTGGTGAATTACACCATCAGCGGACTGAGTTGCTGATAAAGTTTCTGGAAAGTTTCCCGCTGTTGCGCATAGCTGGCATGGCGCTGCGGATCGGGATAATGGGTTTGTTCCAGCGGGAGTTGTGGCAATAACTGTTCCAGCGGTATTTGTGGGTTGAGTGCGATTTGTGCCAGACGGGCTGCCCCCAGTGCGGGGCCAACATCACCACCAGTACGGTATTCCAACGTTTTCCCGCTGATGTCTGCCAGTATTTGTCGCCAGTACGCGCTGCGGGCACCGCCACCAATCAGCGTGATTCGTTCAGGTTGTAAGCCCGTCATGTGCAGGGCATCCATACCGTCCGCCAGCGCGAATCCAACCCCTTCCAATACGGCGCGAGCCAATTCCGCCGGGCCATGCGAATGTGTCAGTCCCCAAAATGCCCCCTTTGCCTGAGGATTATTATGGGGTGTGCGCTCACCGGATAGATAAGGCAGGAACCAAACCGGTGTCGCTTTTTCATTCACCTGTTGTTCCGCTTCTGCCAGTAGTGCCGCTACGCTGTCAGCACGGGTCAACCGGGCGGCCCAGTCAAGGCAGGAAGCTGCACTGAGCATCACGGACATCAGGTGCCAGGTATCAGGTAGCGCATGGCAGAAACTGTGTACTGCACGCTGAGGATTGCTGAGGAAACCGTCACTGACGGCAAAATAAACCCCCGAAGTTCCCAGTGATAACATGGCTTGACCGGGTTGGTATAACCCCACACCGATAGCGCCTGCCGCGTTGTCTCCTCCGCCAGCGACGACCGGAACGGGTTTCATCCCCCAACGTGCTGCGACATCGGATAGCAAATGACCCGTGATCTGATTGCCTTCATACAGCGTGGGCATCTGGTCTCGGGTAAGAGAACAGGCTTGCAGTAGCGCATCGCTCCAGTCCCGTTTGGCAACATCCAACCACAATGTACCCGCGGCATCGGACATATCGCTGGCGAAGTCGCCGGTCATCCGCCAGCGTAAGTAATCTTTTGGGAGTAGCACTTTGTCGATTTTATCGAATATATCGGACTCATACTCCTGTACCCATTTCAGTTTTGGCGCGGTAAAGCCCGGCATCATCAGGTTGCCGGTGATGAGCCGGGAACGGGGCACCAACTGCTCTAGTTCCAGGCATTGTGCGGCACTACGCCCGTCGTTCCACAAAATGGCAGGTCGCAACACGCGTTGCTGCTTGTCCAGCAAGGTGGCACCGTGCATCTGTCCAGAGAGCCCCACGGCCTTTACTGTGTGTAAATCATGCTGTGCTGCCAGTGCTCGCATCGCTTCATCAGTGGCCTGCCACCAGTGCTCTGGCTCCTGCTCTGACCACAATGGATGTGGGCGGGAAACGGTCAATGTGGCATGGTGACTGGCGATAACCTCGCCGGTTTCACTCAATAAAATGGCTTTAACGCCCGATGTTCCGAGATCAATACCGATATACATGCGGTGCCTCGCTGTGCTGTTGTCCTATCCTGGTCAGACCGTTTTCTTTCACATTGGGAACGGGATGGTGTTCATTCCCCTTATTACTTATTCATTGCTGACTGATATATACCCGTCATCTTTAGCGTTGTCGGTGCGTGTGCTTTTCTCGGTTACTCGGCCCATTCTTGGGCCTCGCTCCTTTGGGGCCGCAGCCACCTCAGAGGCTGGCTTGAGTAAGCTTCCGGGGATTCGCTGCGTTGCCGCCTTCCTGCAATTCGAATTACTCAGGGTATATAAGCGTTAAGTCAGCGCGTTAATCAAACAGATAGTGATTAACCAGATTTTCCAGGCGTTCCTGATGTCCACTCTGGTGATGTGGCGCCAACTGATGACTTTCTGCGTATTTCGAGAGTATTTCCAGTGACGCTTTACCTTGTAGGATTTGCTGTCCCAATTCACTGTTCCAGCCAGCATAGCGTTTGGCAACCAATTGATTAAGCTGGTTATCCTCAATCATGCGAGCAGCAACCTTCAACGATAGAGCCATTGTGTCCATTGCACCAATGTGGCCGTAGAACAGGTCATATTTGTCAGTGCTTTGACGGCGGACTTTGGCATCGAAATTAAGCCCCCCGGTAGTAAACCCTCCGGCTTTGAGGATTTCATGCATTACCAAGGCATTCTCTTCGACACTATTGGGGAATTGATCGGTATCCCAACCTGATTGCGGGTCACCGCGATTGGCATCGACAGAACCGAAAATACCCAGTGCAATAGCCGTTGCAATTTCATGGTGGAAAGTGTGTCCGGCCAATGTTGCATGGTTCGCCTCGACGTTAACCTTAATCTCTTTTTCCAGTCCAAACTGTTTCAGGAAACCATAGACTGTGGCGACGTCATAGTCATACTGATGTTTTGTGGGCTCCTGTGGCTTGGGTTCAATAAGCAATGTCCCCTGGAAACCTATTTTATGTTTGTGTTCCACCACCATCTGCATAAAGCGACCAATCTGTTCACGTTCCTGACGCAGGTCGGTATTCAGCAGTGTCTCATAGCCTTCACGGCCACCCCATAACACATAATTCTCGCCGCCCAGCGTTTTGGTGGCGTTCATGGCGGTGAACACCTGTGTCGCGGCCCAGGCAAACACTTCTGGATCGGGATTGGTCGCGGCCCCGGCCCCATAACGTGGATGGGTAAAACAGTTCGCAGTTCCCCATAGAAGTTTCACGCCACTTTCCTGCTGCTTGGCTGCCAGAATATCCACCATTTCAGCGAAATTGTTCAGATACTCTTTCAGTGAGTTGCCTTCCGGTGAAACATCCACATCATGAAAACAGTAGTAAGGGGCACCCAGCTTGCTGAGAAACTCAAAGGCGATATCGGCTTTACGTTTTGCCAGAGCCAGGGCGTCACCTGACTGTTGCCACGGACGTTCGAACGCGCCGACACCAAACATGTCGGAACCATTCCAACAGAAAGTATGCCAGTAGCAAACGGCAAAACGTAGATGGTCGGCCATTCGCTTACCAAGAATTTCCTGATCGGGATTGTAATGACGAAAAGCGAATGGATTGGTACTGTTAGTACCCTCAAAACGGACTTTTTCAATTTGATCAAAATAAGCGTGCATTGTGAACTCCTTAGAAACCACCCATATGACAGTTCGGGACAATGATTCATATTCTGATCTTGCCGTGATTTGCTCAATTACGTTATTTCACACTGAAATTGAGATAATTATTAAATGTGCACTGCGTCGCAAAAAATGGACGTCATTAACGCTGAATACATTTCGCAAAGTTTGGAATAAGTAGGCTCGGCAACGACAATAAAACATGACCGCTATCAAAAAATAACAATTAAACCAAAAAACATAATTAAGGGATAAAAATCTGTAATTGATGCAAAACAGATTAACGTGAACAATCCTGCTGGTTATTGAAGTTTTGTGTCCTGCATCTATACCCGTCATATTGCACGTTGCAGGTGTATTAGCTGCCTTTGCTCACCTCAGTCACTTACTTCTGTAAGCTTCTGGTGGTTCACCTGGTTGCTGATTTCCTGCCACTCAAATTATTTAAGGTATATATAAAAAAAGGTACTCTACGATGAAAGCTAAACACTTTTTACTGTCAGTTTGTGCCGCACTTGCCATAATCGCTCAACCCGGGTTTGCCAAAGAAGTAAAAATAGGTATGGCGATTGATGATTTACGTCTCGAACGTTGGCAAAAAGACCGTGACATCTTTGTACAAAAAGCGGAAGCACAAGGGGCCAAGGTTTTTGTTCAATCGGCAAACGGTAATGAAGAGACTCAGATGGATCAAATAGAAAATATGATCAATCGAGGCGTCGATGTCCTGGTTATTATTCCTTATAACGGTAAGGTATTAAGTAATGTGATTGCAGAAGCCAAACGAGAAGGTATTAAGGTTCTGGCTTATGATCGTATGATAAATAATGCCGACGTGGATTTTTATATTTCCTTTGATAATGAAAAGGTCGGTGAGTTACAAGCGAAATATCTGATCAGCAAAGTTCCTCAAGGTAATTATTTTCTGATGGGAGGATCACCGGTTGATAACAATGCCAAACTTTTCCGGCAAGGGCAGATGAAAGTCTTAAAACCGCTGATTGATAGTGGGAAAATTCACATCGTCGGGGACCAGTGGGTGGATGCCTGGTTACCGGAAAATGCCTTGAAAATTATGGAAAATGCCCTGACGGCCAATAACAACAAAATTGACGCTGTTGTCGCCTCCAATGATGCGACTGCTGGCGGTGCGATTCAGGCACTGTCTGCTCAGGGATTGGCGGGCAAGGTCGCTATATCAGGCCAGGATGCTGACTTGGCGGCTATAAAACGGATTGTAGCTGGTACGCAGACCATGACGGTCTACAAGCCTATCAGCAAGTTGGCACAAGATGCCGCTGATATTGCCGTGGAACTGGGACAAGGGAAAACGCCGAAGTCTAATGCCACACTCAACAATGGTCTGAAAGATATCCCTTCCTTCCTGTTGACACCTATTCCTGTCGATAAATCGAATATTGACAGTACCGTCATTGCTGATGGCTTCCAGAAAAAATCGGATGTCTATAACTGATGCATATCACTTAAGCGTGATACGCAGGGTGAGTTCGGGGATGGGGTTCATTGAAGTGCTCCCATCCTCGAGCCATCAACACGTTAACTGATTGATAGTAGATGTTTACTGACCGGTTTTTCCTGAGTCAGGGGAGTA contains the following coding sequences:
- a CDS encoding isochorismatase family protein — encoded protein: MSRSALLIIDVQESFLHRPFWQEQDVPAFQSEILRLIDGCKRLGVSLVDVFHVSDTGPFSLESGYVTRLPFLTHQPDIQVHKHVHNALTESGLNEWLQQQGIDHLIISGLRTEQCCETTARVASDLGYQVTFVTDATMTFPMTHRGQTLSTSQLKHRTETVLIDRFAAICTVDECLEKLNHAE
- the xylA gene encoding xylose isomerase yields the protein MHAYFDQIEKVRFEGTNSTNPFAFRHYNPDQEILGKRMADHLRFAVCYWHTFCWNGSDMFGVGAFERPWQQSGDALALAKRKADIAFEFLSKLGAPYYCFHDVDVSPEGNSLKEYLNNFAEMVDILAAKQQESGVKLLWGTANCFTHPRYGAGAATNPDPEVFAWAATQVFTAMNATKTLGGENYVLWGGREGYETLLNTDLRQEREQIGRFMQMVVEHKHKIGFQGTLLIEPKPQEPTKHQYDYDVATVYGFLKQFGLEKEIKVNVEANHATLAGHTFHHEIATAIALGIFGSVDANRGDPQSGWDTDQFPNSVEENALVMHEILKAGGFTTGGLNFDAKVRRQSTDKYDLFYGHIGAMDTMALSLKVAARMIEDNQLNQLVAKRYAGWNSELGQQILQGKASLEILSKYAESHQLAPHHQSGHQERLENLVNHYLFD
- the xylB gene encoding xylulokinase, which translates into the protein MYIGIDLGTSGVKAILLSETGEVIASHHATLTVSRPHPLWSEQEPEHWWQATDEAMRALAAQHDLHTVKAVGLSGQMHGATLLDKQQRVLRPAILWNDGRSAAQCLELEQLVPRSRLITGNLMMPGFTAPKLKWVQEYESDIFDKIDKVLLPKDYLRWRMTGDFASDMSDAAGTLWLDVAKRDWSDALLQACSLTRDQMPTLYEGNQITGHLLSDVAARWGMKPVPVVAGGGDNAAGAIGVGLYQPGQAMLSLGTSGVYFAVSDGFLSNPQRAVHSFCHALPDTWHLMSVMLSAASCLDWAARLTRADSVAALLAEAEQQVNEKATPVWFLPYLSGERTPHNNPQAKGAFWGLTHSHGPAELARAVLEGVGFALADGMDALHMTGLQPERITLIGGGARSAYWRQILADISGKTLEYRTGGDVGPALGAARLAQIALNPQIPLEQLLPQLPLEQTHYPDPQRHASYAQQRETFQKLYQQLSPLMV
- the xylF gene encoding D-xylose ABC transporter substrate-binding protein; translated protein: MKAKHFLLSVCAALAIIAQPGFAKEVKIGMAIDDLRLERWQKDRDIFVQKAEAQGAKVFVQSANGNEETQMDQIENMINRGVDVLVIIPYNGKVLSNVIAEAKREGIKVLAYDRMINNADVDFYISFDNEKVGELQAKYLISKVPQGNYFLMGGSPVDNNAKLFRQGQMKVLKPLIDSGKIHIVGDQWVDAWLPENALKIMENALTANNNKIDAVVASNDATAGGAIQALSAQGLAGKVAISGQDADLAAIKRIVAGTQTMTVYKPISKLAQDAADIAVELGQGKTPKSNATLNNGLKDIPSFLLTPIPVDKSNIDSTVIADGFQKKSDVYN